In one window of Heterodontus francisci isolate sHetFra1 chromosome 24, sHetFra1.hap1, whole genome shotgun sequence DNA:
- the gde1 gene encoding glycerophosphodiester phosphodiesterase 1 isoform X2: MDVTAVAGFFVIIVLVALLVAAEHKATGVELDLEFTSDGFPILMHDRTVDRTTDGIGSLDHLTFEEVRKLNPAAKHRLHKYFPNEKIPTLEEAILESLKANMTIYFDVKGHAVQASAALKKMYQEYPELYNRSIVCSFDPLVIFKMKQVDQNVATALTHRPWRLSFFGNGKPKFHDYKQYFYMLLDIILDWSLHAFLWKFFGISAFLMQKNFISMDYIRFWAERGVEVVAWTVNYADEKRYYEHILHCVYITDSLVEQCSPS, translated from the exons ATGGACGTTACGGCGGTCGCTGGCTTCTTTGTGATAATCGTTCTTGTTGCGCTGCTGGTG GCTGCTGAACATAAGGCTACTGGTGTGGAGCTGGATCTCGAGTTTACTTCAGATGGTTTCCCTATTCTGATGCATGATCGTACTGTGGACCGCACAACTGATGGTATCGGTTCTCTAGATCACTTAACTTTTGAAGAGGTCCGAAAACTTAATCCGGCAGCCAAGCACAGACTGCA CAAATATTTTCCAAATGAGAAAATCCCAACCTTGGAGGAAGCTATCTTGGAAAGTCTCAAAGCCAACATGACAATTTATTTTGATGTTAAAGGTCATGCTGTTCAG gcctctgcagccctgaaaaaGATGTACCAGGAATATCCTGAACTGTACAATAGGAGCATTGTGTGTTCCTTTGATCCTTTGGTCATTTTCAAG ATGAAGCAAGTTGACCAGAATGTAGCAACTGCTCTCACCCATAGACCCTGGAGGCTAAGTTTCTTTGGGAATGGTAAACCAAAATTTCACGACTATAAGCAATACTTTTACATGTTGCTGGATATCATTTTGGACTGGTCTCTCCATGCCTTTTTGTGGAAATTCTTTGGCATTTCTGCATTTTTAATGCAGAAGAATTTCATATCAAT GGACTACATTCGGTTCTGGGCTGAAAGAGGGGTTGAAGTGGTTGCCTGGACTGTAAATTATGCAGATGAGAAACGATACTATGAACATATCCTCCATTGTGTTTACATTACTGACAGCCTTGTTGAACAATGTTCACCTTCCTAA
- the gde1 gene encoding glycerophosphodiester phosphodiesterase 1 isoform X3, producing MLILAAEHKATGVELDLEFTSDGFPILMHDRTVDRTTDGIGSLDHLTFEEVRKLNPAAKHRLHKYFPNEKIPTLEEAILESLKANMTIYFDVKGHAVQASAALKKMYQEYPELYNRSIVCSFDPLVIFKMKQVDQNVATALTHRPWRLSFFGNGKPKFHDYKQYFYMLLDIILDWSLHAFLWKFFGISAFLMQKNFISMDYIRFWAERGVEVVAWTVNYADEKRYYEHILHCVYITDSLVEQCSPS from the exons ATGTTAATTTTG GCTGCTGAACATAAGGCTACTGGTGTGGAGCTGGATCTCGAGTTTACTTCAGATGGTTTCCCTATTCTGATGCATGATCGTACTGTGGACCGCACAACTGATGGTATCGGTTCTCTAGATCACTTAACTTTTGAAGAGGTCCGAAAACTTAATCCGGCAGCCAAGCACAGACTGCA CAAATATTTTCCAAATGAGAAAATCCCAACCTTGGAGGAAGCTATCTTGGAAAGTCTCAAAGCCAACATGACAATTTATTTTGATGTTAAAGGTCATGCTGTTCAG gcctctgcagccctgaaaaaGATGTACCAGGAATATCCTGAACTGTACAATAGGAGCATTGTGTGTTCCTTTGATCCTTTGGTCATTTTCAAG ATGAAGCAAGTTGACCAGAATGTAGCAACTGCTCTCACCCATAGACCCTGGAGGCTAAGTTTCTTTGGGAATGGTAAACCAAAATTTCACGACTATAAGCAATACTTTTACATGTTGCTGGATATCATTTTGGACTGGTCTCTCCATGCCTTTTTGTGGAAATTCTTTGGCATTTCTGCATTTTTAATGCAGAAGAATTTCATATCAAT GGACTACATTCGGTTCTGGGCTGAAAGAGGGGTTGAAGTGGTTGCCTGGACTGTAAATTATGCAGATGAGAAACGATACTATGAACATATCCTCCATTGTGTTTACATTACTGACAGCCTTGTTGAACAATGTTCACCTTCCTAA
- the gde1 gene encoding glycerophosphodiester phosphodiesterase 1 isoform X1 codes for MDVTAVAGFFVIIVLVALLVVSVCHPIYFPVVVLVFCLAVQVFRYQPVPLDVARRVLRPNGRFSVIAHRGGGYDAPENTLGAIRKAAEHKATGVELDLEFTSDGFPILMHDRTVDRTTDGIGSLDHLTFEEVRKLNPAAKHRLHKYFPNEKIPTLEEAILESLKANMTIYFDVKGHAVQASAALKKMYQEYPELYNRSIVCSFDPLVIFKMKQVDQNVATALTHRPWRLSFFGNGKPKFHDYKQYFYMLLDIILDWSLHAFLWKFFGISAFLMQKNFISMDYIRFWAERGVEVVAWTVNYADEKRYYEHILHCVYITDSLVEQCSPS; via the exons ATGGACGTTACGGCGGTCGCTGGCTTCTTTGTGATAATCGTTCTTGTTGCGCTGCTGGTGGTGAGTGTCTGCCACCCGATCTATTTCCCCGTTGTTGTTCTGGTGTTCTGCCTGGCTGTACAAGTGTTCAGGTATCAGCCCGTTCCACTTGACGTTGCTCGGCGGGTCTTGCGCCCCAATGGACGGTTCTCAGTGATTGCCCATCGAGGTGGGGGATATGATGCTCCTGAGAATACACTGGGTGCCATCAGGAAG GCTGCTGAACATAAGGCTACTGGTGTGGAGCTGGATCTCGAGTTTACTTCAGATGGTTTCCCTATTCTGATGCATGATCGTACTGTGGACCGCACAACTGATGGTATCGGTTCTCTAGATCACTTAACTTTTGAAGAGGTCCGAAAACTTAATCCGGCAGCCAAGCACAGACTGCA CAAATATTTTCCAAATGAGAAAATCCCAACCTTGGAGGAAGCTATCTTGGAAAGTCTCAAAGCCAACATGACAATTTATTTTGATGTTAAAGGTCATGCTGTTCAG gcctctgcagccctgaaaaaGATGTACCAGGAATATCCTGAACTGTACAATAGGAGCATTGTGTGTTCCTTTGATCCTTTGGTCATTTTCAAG ATGAAGCAAGTTGACCAGAATGTAGCAACTGCTCTCACCCATAGACCCTGGAGGCTAAGTTTCTTTGGGAATGGTAAACCAAAATTTCACGACTATAAGCAATACTTTTACATGTTGCTGGATATCATTTTGGACTGGTCTCTCCATGCCTTTTTGTGGAAATTCTTTGGCATTTCTGCATTTTTAATGCAGAAGAATTTCATATCAAT GGACTACATTCGGTTCTGGGCTGAAAGAGGGGTTGAAGTGGTTGCCTGGACTGTAAATTATGCAGATGAGAAACGATACTATGAACATATCCTCCATTGTGTTTACATTACTGACAGCCTTGTTGAACAATGTTCACCTTCCTAA